One genomic region from Spirulina subsalsa PCC 9445 encodes:
- a CDS encoding archaeosortase/exosortase family protein gives MMALTWFRSLTRMSQVLLGMGGVIFALTLHVLGVAGLSSLQATTVLFAIAFILRLRPNQVTPHPHPTPPHLFLAGVWILFLVLNQAPLAAQNWLIYFLPLTTAIGLSLLLFGRAQWGKYSQHLTLFIILTLPIERLIHPINNLLKVSHFMTQLSTFLLWYVGFNVDYHEDFIVFPQRAMWIDPHCAGIATILWMLQLALLFLIMIPTSKLYKIIVPLVAILTVLFVNGIRLGMLAFFAAHSPAAFDFWHSDNSQIFSTLPIVLFGIFCWFTAQNKTHQTNPQEQFSSESTPLIKER, from the coding sequence ATGATGGCTTTAACGTGGTTTCGCTCTCTGACTAGGATGAGTCAAGTCCTCTTAGGCATGGGTGGGGTGATTTTTGCGTTGACTCTTCATGTGCTGGGGGTGGCAGGACTCAGCAGTTTACAGGCGACAACGGTTTTATTTGCGATCGCCTTTATCCTACGCCTCCGCCCAAACCAAGTCACCCCCCACCCCCACCCCACCCCCCCTCATCTCTTCCTAGCGGGAGTTTGGATTCTCTTTTTAGTCCTCAATCAAGCCCCCCTCGCCGCTCAAAATTGGCTCATTTATTTCCTCCCCCTGACTACAGCCATCGGTCTAAGTCTGCTCCTCTTCGGCCGCGCTCAGTGGGGCAAATATTCCCAACATTTAACCCTGTTTATTATTCTAACTTTACCCATTGAACGACTCATTCACCCCATTAATAACCTCCTGAAAGTTAGTCATTTTATGACACAATTATCTACCTTTTTGTTATGGTATGTGGGCTTTAATGTAGATTATCACGAGGACTTTATTGTATTTCCACAGCGCGCCATGTGGATTGATCCTCACTGTGCCGGAATTGCTACCATTCTCTGGATGTTACAGCTTGCCCTGCTCTTTTTAATCATGATTCCTACCTCTAAATTGTATAAAATTATTGTTCCTTTAGTTGCTATTTTAACAGTCTTATTTGTCAATGGAATCCGCCTAGGAATGCTTGCCTTTTTTGCCGCCCATTCCCCCGCCGCTTTTGACTTTTGGCACTCTGATAATAGTCAAATTTTCTCGACCTTACCGATTGTATTATTTGGTATATTTTGCTGGTTTACTGCCCAAAACAAGACCCATCAAACTAATCCACAAGAGCAATTTAGCTCTGAATCTACTCCCCTAATAAAAGAGCGCTAG